TCCGTACCCTTGGTACGGTTTTCACCTCCTCGTGGCTACATGACTAATAAATTTATTGTTTTTTACTTGTCAAGTAAAAATTTTTTGTTTTTAAATTTTGTTCCCCTCCCCCCTACTCAACCTAAGCAAATAATCCGTAAAAGCATCGTAAACTGCCCTCAATTCCTCATCCTCAATAGCAAAGCTGTGGATTAATATCGTGTTTATGTCTCCCCTTTTTGCTGGACCGGTGAGCCCTTCCGGGCTGCCGAGGGCGAAAAGGTTTCTCAATGCGCTTTCCACCAGCCCTTTTACCATTTTCCTTGCCAGTGGTTCCGATATTCCCGCCTTGGAGAAAAATTTCAGCGCAACATCGGCGCAGGCGAAAACGAAGTTCGCGGCGAATACATCTGCACAATGGCAAAGCGCTTTAGTATCCGAGGATATTACTACTGGTTCTCCGCCAAGGCTTTTGGCGAGTTCAGACGCAAGAGACACGCCAAAATCGTTGCCATCTATGTCGAAGAAGATATTGGCGAAGGGATTTTTTTTCGTATCGAGACCTGATATGCTTGCCATGGGATGGAGCGAAGCATAGGCATAGTCAAGCCCGGCAAGTTTTATTATTGTCGCTGGCAAAACGCCTGCGGTGTGAATAATCGTTTTTACCTTTGTGCGCTCGTGGTCGCAAATCTCCTCGAGTATGTCGAAAATAACTCTGTCTGGCACGGCTATTATCGCTACATCGCACTTTTGGAGCAACTGCGTGAGCGAATTGTAAACACCTGTGGGTATTAACTTTGCAACTTTAGCGGCTGATTCGTTATTTTTGGAGATTACGCCTTTTATGCGCCATCCTGCTTTCGAGAGCCAGTAGGCTAAATTCGCGCCTATACGACCCGCACCTATAATGCCTATGCCGAGCTGTTTCCATAACACCTTCATAGTATCTTAAATATACCCACCCTCACGATTAGCTCAAAACCTTTGTTGGCGTTAATTTACAATCAATCAAATTTTCTCCCAAAATCATTTGACATAATGATTCGAAAAAATTATTATCTTTAGTAATTTTCAGGGAGGCTCATATGGCAGAAAAAGAGCTAAAAAATAATCCTACCACAGAGGCTGAGGAGAAAACCAAAGAAGAAGTCGGTGCCGAGATGGTTCCGATTTACATAATGGGCAAAAAGTATCTCGTGCCCAAAAGCCTTACCATCCTTAAGGCACTCGAATACGCTGGTTATCAGTTGAAGCGAGGGGTTGGTTGTCGTGCGGGTTTCTGTGGAGCCTGCTCCACGGTTTACAGAACACCCGACAGCTACAAGCTTAAGGTAGGGCTTGCATGCCAGACAGTTATCGAACCCAACATGTGGTTAACCCAAATTCCGTTCTACCCTGCTGTAAAGCGAACATACGACATAACTAAAGTTCCGCCCACCGCTGAGGGCATAATGGCTTACTATCCTGAGATAGCAAGGTGTGTTGCATGCAATAGTTGCACGAAAGTGTGCCCTCAGGACCTTGAGGTTATGGACATAATTCAGGAGACCCTTCACGGGAACATCGAAAAGGCTGCTGACCTTTCGTTCGATTGTGTCATGTGCGGACTTTGCGCTTCAAGATGCCCCGCTGAGATAGTGCACTTTAATGTTTCGATTCTTGTGAGAAGGGTTTACAACTATCACATAGTGCCACGTTCAAAACAGCTCCGCGAAAGAATAAAAGAAGTTGAGGAAGGCAAGTATGATGCGGAGATAAAGTGGCTAAAGTCTCTCGACCGCGAAAGTCTTAAGAAACTTTATGAAACCAGACCTCGCGAGGGCGACCCGGGTGTTGAGCTTAAGGATAATAAGTTGGATTGGAACGAGGAAATAAAGCCGCCGTTTTACAACAAGACGGCGTAAATCATAGGGGGAAAATCATGGAATATCATCCGCTTTATTCCGAATCGATGCTTAGGTCGATAAGGAAGGTCGAGGAGACTCGACCAAAGAGGCTTGAGGAGGCGAAAAGAGGATACAGATTCGAGAAGTTAAAGCCCGACGAGGCTGAGGAGCTTCTCAGGAAATTTCACCCTGACTACATTGATGAGCAGAAGCGAGCGCTAAGGGTCGGTCCCTCAAAGGGCGAAAGGCTTAACCATGAGGTAGCCGACATTTTCGAGGCACACTCGCGAATATGGAGCCGATTCGATGAATTCACAAAGCTTATTAACGAGCCAGATTATGTTACCGATGTTTTGGTTATAGGTGGTGGCGGTGCAGCATCGGCGGCTGCATTAATGGCGCGCGAAAACGGCGCAAAAGTAATAATGACTACCAAGCTTCGAATCGGTGATGCCAACACAATGATGGCGCAGGGCGGAATTCAGGCGGCTGTAACTCCTGTAGACTCGCCTGCAATACATTATCTCGATGTTATCGGCGGAGGACATTTTATGAACGACCCTGACCTCGTGGAAGCGCTTGTTACAGATGCACCAAAAACTATTGCGTGGCTTGAGGAACTGGGCGTTATGTTCGACAAGTATCCTGACGGCACTATGATGGTTCAGCACGGTGGCGGAACATCGAGAATGAGGATGCATTCGTGCAGAGACTACTCCGGCGCAGGCATTATGAGGGTTCTTAGAGATGAGGTCAGAAACCACCCCGAAGATATTCAGATTATCGAATTTTCATCGGCTATAGAACTGATCCTTAACGACCGCGGAGAATGCATAGGAGCCATAACATATAACATGGAGACCGAGGAGTATCATATAATCCACGCGAAAGCGACGGTTCTTGCCACGGGCGGATTCGGTAGACTTCACATTCAGGGGTTTCCCACGACTAACCACTACGGTGCTACGGGTGATGGATTAGTTATGGGTTACAGAGCGGGAGTTCCTATACGATACCTTGGAGCAGTCCAGTATCACCCTACAGGAGCTGCCTTCCCAGAGCAAATAGTAGGGCTTCTTATTACGGAGAAAGTCCGCGGGTCGGGGGCTGATGTGGTTAACGCCGACGGCGAAAAATTCGTTTTTCCGCTTGAACCAAGGGATATTGAATCAGCGGCGATAATACGAGAATGCGCCCCTGTGGAGAAAGGGGGGCGTGGAAAGGGTGTCGTAACGCCAACGGGCATGCGTGGTGTTTGGCTTGATGCCCCCCTCATAGACCTTCTTTACGGCGAAGGAACCATCCAGCGTAAACTTCCAGCTATGGTGAGAATGTTCAACAGGTTCGGGATAGACATAACGAAAGAGCCGATACTTGTTTATCCGACACTTCACTATCAGAACGGTGGGCTTGCGATTAAAGTTGATGGTTCCACTAATGTTCCGGGGCTTTTCGCTGGCGGCGAGGTTTCCGGCGGTGTTCACGGTACCAACAGACTTATGGGCAATTCACTCCTCGATGTCGTGGTTTACGGCAGGCGCAGCGGGACATCGGCTGCTATATATGCTAAAGAAGTTTTCCGCGATTGGGGCAAACCATCACTCCAACATGTTTACGAGTATGAGCAGGAGCTGGCTCAATTCGATGACATACCACCAGATCGGGTAAGCCCAGTGCTGCTTCCCGATTATACTCCGCCTCATGTTAAAAAGAAGCAGTTAACAACCCAATATTTCGGCAATTTGCGATAATAGTTCTTAAACTTTTTCAACTGTTTGAACAGGGAATTATCAACATTGTTGAAAACTTGTTGAAAACGGAGTGCTATGATGAGAAAATCTGTGGCTGTAACAATTATCACAATAGTGTTTTCGCTCTTTTTAACATCTAATGTTTTGAGCCAGCCTGTGGACATATCGCAATTCCCTCCTGAAGTTGGATGTTATACGATAAGCGAGGATGGCAAGCCAATAGGAGTAGAGTTCTACATGCTCAAAGTCGTTGAGAACGGTTGGGAGCTTTCCGGTTGGCGAATGGTTGTTAAAGATTCGGTTATAAAGCGAATGCGCCATAAAGCAGAACTCGAACCAATAATGAGGTTCATAAGTTTTACGCGCGCTGACGATGAGGATTCGATGTTTGTGTCATATGAGGATGGAAAGGT
This genomic stretch from bacterium harbors:
- a CDS encoding DUF2520 domain-containing protein — its product is MKVLWKQLGIGIIGAGRIGANLAYWLSKAGWRIKGVISKNNESAAKVAKLIPTGVYNSLTQLLQKCDVAIIAVPDRVIFDILEEICDHERTKVKTIIHTAGVLPATIIKLAGLDYAYASLHPMASISGLDTKKNPFANIFFDIDGNDFGVSLASELAKSLGGEPVVISSDTKALCHCADVFAANFVFACADVALKFFSKAGISEPLARKMVKGLVESALRNLFALGSPEGLTGPAKRGDINTILIHSFAIEDEELRAVYDAFTDYLLRLSRGEGNKI
- a CDS encoding 4Fe-4S dicluster domain-containing protein, yielding MVPIYIMGKKYLVPKSLTILKALEYAGYQLKRGVGCRAGFCGACSTVYRTPDSYKLKVGLACQTVIEPNMWLTQIPFYPAVKRTYDITKVPPTAEGIMAYYPEIARCVACNSCTKVCPQDLEVMDIIQETLHGNIEKAADLSFDCVMCGLCASRCPAEIVHFNVSILVRRVYNYHIVPRSKQLRERIKEVEEGKYDAEIKWLKSLDRESLKKLYETRPREGDPGVELKDNKLDWNEEIKPPFYNKTA
- a CDS encoding FAD-binding protein, which translates into the protein MEYHPLYSESMLRSIRKVEETRPKRLEEAKRGYRFEKLKPDEAEELLRKFHPDYIDEQKRALRVGPSKGERLNHEVADIFEAHSRIWSRFDEFTKLINEPDYVTDVLVIGGGGAASAAALMARENGAKVIMTTKLRIGDANTMMAQGGIQAAVTPVDSPAIHYLDVIGGGHFMNDPDLVEALVTDAPKTIAWLEELGVMFDKYPDGTMMVQHGGGTSRMRMHSCRDYSGAGIMRVLRDEVRNHPEDIQIIEFSSAIELILNDRGECIGAITYNMETEEYHIIHAKATVLATGGFGRLHIQGFPTTNHYGATGDGLVMGYRAGVPIRYLGAVQYHPTGAAFPEQIVGLLITEKVRGSGADVVNADGEKFVFPLEPRDIESAAIIRECAPVEKGGRGKGVVTPTGMRGVWLDAPLIDLLYGEGTIQRKLPAMVRMFNRFGIDITKEPILVYPTLHYQNGGLAIKVDGSTNVPGLFAGGEVSGGVHGTNRLMGNSLLDVVVYGRRSGTSAAIYAKEVFRDWGKPSLQHVYEYEQELAQFDDIPPDRVSPVLLPDYTPPHVKKKQLTTQYFGNLR